Proteins encoded within one genomic window of Empedobacter falsenii:
- a CDS encoding conjugal transfer protein TraO: MKKYIYTVMLLFMAITVTQAQRMLPKQKGLEISTGILSDDKIGNDYYISLGMTVNGKNGNYQIWALEYTHQYHNYKSLQIPQETYTAEGGYSFFLLGDARKNITLNAGITGVVGYENINRGETMLYDGAKIVSEDNFIYGASGRLTFETYLSDRFVLVLQGHTKVLWGTDLRQFRPSAGAGLRFNF; encoded by the coding sequence ATGAAAAAATATATCTACACCGTGATGTTGCTCTTTATGGCCATCACGGTAACACAGGCACAAAGAATGTTACCCAAACAAAAAGGTTTGGAAATAAGTACAGGTATTTTATCTGATGATAAAATCGGTAACGATTATTACATCAGTCTGGGTATGACCGTAAACGGTAAAAACGGAAATTATCAGATATGGGCTTTGGAATACACACATCAATACCACAATTACAAATCGCTTCAAATACCGCAGGAAACCTACACGGCTGAAGGTGGTTACAGTTTCTTTTTATTGGGCGATGCCCGTAAGAATATCACACTCAATGCAGGGATAACAGGTGTTGTTGGTTACGAAAATATCAACCGTGGAGAAACAATGTTGTACGATGGTGCGAAAATAGTTAGCGAGGACAATTTCATCTACGGTGCCAGTGGTCGGCTGACCTTTGAAACGTACCTGTCTGACAGATTTGTATTGGTTTTACAAGGGCATACAAAAGTGTTATGGGGTACAGATTTGCGACAATTCCGACCTTCCGCAGGTGCGGGATTAAGATTTAACTTTTAA
- the traN gene encoding conjugative transposon protein TraN, translating into MKNIFKTFWAVALTIGFAVTSFAQDSVPVKTPLELGRIEPYRMEVTYDKTSHLIFPTAIRYVDLGSEYLIAGKAENAENVLRVKASVRNFEAETNFSVITNDGRFYSFNVYYSSYPEALSYDLLTMQKAVDKANGNDVLFEELGNNSPSLAGLLLETIYKKDKRIVKHIGAKSFGIQFILKGIYIHNGKYYFHTELRNKSNVPFNIDFINFKVVDKKVAKRTVLQERPMIPLRTYKPLEDGINGQSTEQNVFLLDQFTIANDKVLLIEIFEKNGGRHQMLQVENSDLIKARVINDIHLKF; encoded by the coding sequence ATGAAAAATATTTTTAAAACCTTTTGGGCAGTTGCCCTGACTATCGGCTTTGCCGTAACCTCCTTTGCACAGGATAGTGTACCTGTAAAAACACCTCTTGAATTGGGCAGAATTGAGCCATATCGTATGGAAGTAACTTACGATAAAACATCGCACCTGATTTTCCCGACTGCCATTCGTTATGTGGATTTGGGAAGCGAATACCTGATTGCCGGAAAAGCCGAAAATGCAGAAAACGTATTGCGTGTAAAAGCATCAGTTCGGAATTTTGAAGCCGAAACCAACTTTTCCGTAATTACCAATGATGGTCGCTTTTACTCTTTCAATGTGTATTACAGTTCTTACCCCGAAGCGTTGAGCTACGACCTGCTAACAATGCAAAAAGCAGTAGATAAAGCCAATGGAAACGATGTGTTGTTTGAAGAATTGGGGAACAATTCTCCGTCTTTGGCTGGTTTGTTATTGGAAACCATTTACAAGAAAGATAAGCGTATTGTAAAGCACATCGGGGCAAAGAGCTTCGGTATTCAGTTTATCTTGAAAGGTATCTATATCCACAACGGGAAATACTATTTCCATACGGAATTGAGAAACAAGAGCAACGTACCTTTTAATATTGATTTTATCAACTTCAAGGTGGTAGATAAAAAGGTAGCCAAACGTACCGTATTACAGGAACGACCTATGATACCGCTTCGAACTTACAAGCCTTTGGAAGACGGAATAAACGGACAATCTACCGAGCAAAATGTTTTTTTGTTAGACCAATTTACCATTGCCAACGATAAGGTGTTGCTGATTGAAATCTTTGAGAAAAACGGCGGACGACACCAAATGCTTCAGGTAGAAAATTCGGACTTAATCAAAGCCCGTGTAATCAATGATATCCACCTGAAATTTTAA
- the traM gene encoding conjugative transposon protein TraM encodes MKENENKKSVVRVTEGNPKETADVLQNGKENKTEKLKKPLIFGLMGIVFVGCMYLIFKPSEDKKEIENIGLNDDVPQATGAGMPADKGKAYELEMLERKEQEKRNGLATLSDYWNTDDKKEPVDEFTEDDDESTGYGGGSRNSGRNSNPALNSYRNAQSTLGNFYQDNNSETMELRKQLDELKEQLADRDLPKPTTVDDQIALMEKSYQMAAKYLPTNTNTNTAEQPVPATNSTTSVASGENKKEHFVSFTAARKNTVSALYREPTDSEFLENWSETRNRGFYTASTTEQMVQPKNSIKACVHDAQTVVGETGVRLRLLEPAKTPSRTIPQGTIVTANAKFQGGRLQLKITSVELEGNIIPVDITIYDLDGQQGLYVPYSPEMNALTEMAGNMSQTGGTSLMLTQNAGQQVAADLSRGVVQGVSGYFAKKVRTPKVTLKAGHQVFLVSKQ; translated from the coding sequence ATGAAAGAAAATGAGAACAAAAAGTCGGTTGTTCGGGTAACGGAGGGTAACCCGAAAGAAACCGCCGATGTACTGCAAAACGGTAAGGAGAATAAAACGGAAAAGCTCAAAAAGCCTTTGATTTTTGGTTTGATGGGTATTGTTTTCGTGGGTTGTATGTATTTAATTTTTAAACCGTCGGAAGACAAAAAGGAAATCGAAAACATCGGGCTAAACGATGACGTGCCACAGGCTACCGGAGCAGGAATGCCTGCCGACAAAGGCAAGGCGTATGAACTTGAAATGTTGGAACGCAAAGAACAGGAGAAGCGTAATGGTTTAGCAACGCTTTCAGATTATTGGAACACCGATGACAAGAAAGAGCCTGTGGATGAATTTACCGAAGATGATGATGAAAGCACCGGCTATGGAGGTGGTAGTAGAAATTCGGGAAGAAACAGTAATCCTGCATTGAACAGCTATCGAAATGCACAAAGTACATTGGGTAATTTCTATCAGGACAACAATTCTGAAACAATGGAACTTCGCAAGCAATTGGACGAGTTGAAAGAACAACTAGCTGATAGAGATCTGCCAAAGCCTACAACTGTAGATGACCAGATTGCATTGATGGAAAAATCCTATCAGATGGCGGCAAAATATCTCCCGACAAATACGAATACCAACACCGCAGAACAACCTGTACCTGCAACAAATAGTACCACTTCAGTGGCTTCGGGTGAGAATAAAAAAGAACATTTTGTATCATTTACTGCTGCAAGGAAGAATACCGTATCCGCCTTGTATCGTGAGCCTACAGATAGTGAGTTTTTGGAAAATTGGAGCGAAACCCGAAACAGAGGGTTTTATACAGCAAGTACTACCGAACAAATGGTACAACCCAAAAACAGTATCAAAGCCTGTGTACACGATGCACAAACAGTGGTTGGCGAAACCGGTGTTCGTTTACGATTATTAGAACCTGCAAAAACACCAAGCCGTACTATTCCACAGGGAACCATTGTAACAGCTAATGCCAAATTTCAAGGAGGACGTTTACAGCTTAAAATTACCTCTGTTGAACTGGAGGGCAATATCATTCCGGTTGATATCACCATCTATGATCTGGACGGACAGCAAGGTCTGTATGTTCCGTATTCTCCTGAAATGAATGCTCTTACCGAAATGGCGGGCAATATGAGTCAGACAGGTGGAACCAGTCTGATGCTTACCCAGAATGCAGGACAACAGGTAGCTGCAGATTTAAGCCGTGGCGTGGTGCAGGGAGTTTCGGGCTATTTCGCCAAGAAAGTACGCACTCCAAAAGTTACACTAAAAGCAGGGCATCAGGTCTTTCTTGTATCAAAGCAATAA
- the traK gene encoding conjugative transposon protein TraK, with protein sequence MEFKTLRNIENSFRQIRLYAIVFAVLCIGIVGYAVWKSYSFADEQRQKIYVLDNGKSLMLALSQDANINRPVEAREHVRRFHELFFTLAPDKNAIESNMSRAFNLADKSAFDYYKDLSEKGYYSRIISGNVQQRIEVDSVVCNFDNYPYAVRTYAKQFIIRSSNVTRRNLVTSCYLVNSVRSDNNPQGFNIEKFAVVENKDIEVIER encoded by the coding sequence ATGGAATTTAAAACTTTAAGAAATATAGAAAACAGCTTTAGGCAGATACGTTTGTATGCCATAGTATTTGCAGTTCTCTGTATTGGTATTGTAGGATATGCCGTATGGAAATCCTACAGCTTTGCCGATGAGCAACGTCAAAAAATCTATGTACTGGATAACGGTAAATCCTTAATGCTTGCCCTGTCGCAAGATGCCAATATTAATCGACCTGTTGAGGCTCGGGAACACGTTAGGCGTTTTCATGAACTGTTCTTTACGCTGGCTCCCGACAAGAATGCCATTGAAAGTAATATGAGCAGGGCTTTCAATCTTGCCGATAAATCAGCCTTTGATTATTACAAAGACCTTTCTGAAAAAGGGTATTACAGCCGTATTATTTCGGGTAATGTACAGCAACGCATAGAGGTAGATAGTGTAGTGTGCAACTTTGACAATTATCCTTATGCGGTGCGTACCTACGCAAAGCAGTTCATCATTAGGTCAAGTAATGTAACACGTCGTAACCTGGTTACTTCCTGCTATCTCGTAAACTCCGTTCGTTCCGACAACAATCCCCAAGGTTTTAACATCGAAAAATTTGCGGTGGTAGAGAACAAGGATATAGAGGTCATCGAACGTTAA
- the traJ gene encoding conjugative transposon protein TraJ — MEWDNLHELLRSLYDDMMPLAGDMAAVAKGLAGLGALFYVALKVWQALSRAEPIDVFPLLRPFALGLCIMFFPTIVLGTINAVLSPVVTGTHQILEDQVLDLNKLQQQKDQLEYEAMVRNPETAYMVSDEEFDKKLEELGWSPSDIGTIAGMYMDRQAYKIEKAIKDWFRNLLEILFQAAALVIDTIRTFFLIVLSILGPIAFAISVWDGFQSTLTQWITRYVSVYLWLPVSDLFSSMLARIQSLILERDIAMLADPTYIPDTSNTVYIIFMIIGIIGYFTIPTVTGWVIQAGGAGNFTRNVNQAAMKTGNIAGAGAGSAAGNIGGKLMGK, encoded by the coding sequence ATGGAATGGGATAATCTTCACGAACTTCTGCGTTCGCTCTACGATGATATGATGCCTCTTGCAGGCGATATGGCTGCGGTTGCGAAAGGTTTGGCAGGATTGGGAGCTTTGTTCTATGTAGCATTAAAGGTTTGGCAGGCTTTAAGCCGTGCCGAACCTATTGATGTGTTCCCATTACTTCGTCCGTTTGCTTTAGGACTTTGCATTATGTTTTTCCCAACTATCGTGTTGGGAACCATTAATGCGGTATTAAGTCCTGTGGTAACCGGAACCCATCAAATACTCGAAGACCAGGTACTTGATCTGAACAAGCTACAACAGCAGAAAGACCAATTGGAATATGAAGCAATGGTCAGAAACCCAGAAACAGCCTATATGGTATCGGACGAAGAGTTTGATAAAAAGCTGGAGGAACTGGGCTGGTCGCCATCCGATATTGGAACAATAGCCGGCATGTATATGGACAGACAAGCCTACAAGATCGAAAAAGCCATCAAAGATTGGTTTCGTAACCTACTCGAAATACTTTTCCAAGCTGCGGCTTTAGTCATTGATACTATCCGAACGTTCTTTCTGATTGTTTTAAGCATTCTCGGTCCAATTGCTTTTGCTATCTCCGTATGGGACGGTTTTCAGTCCACGCTCACACAATGGATTACACGGTATGTCAGTGTATATCTCTGGCTTCCCGTTTCGGATCTTTTCAGCTCTATGCTGGCAAGGATACAATCTCTCATATTGGAAAGAGATATAGCTATGCTAGCAGACCCAACATATATACCTGATACCAGCAATACCGTGTACATCATTTTTATGATTATCGGCATTATCGGATACTTCACCATACCAACAGTAACAGGATGGGTAATCCAAGCCGGAGGTGCAGGAAACTTTACACGCAACGTAAACCAAGCGGCTATGAAAACTGGAAATATTGCAGGTGCAGGAGCTGGTTCGGCGGCAGGGAATATCGGTGGCAAATTAATGGGAAAATAA
- a CDS encoding DUF4141 domain-containing protein: protein MKKIFLMMLTAMMFAVAPSAKAQFVVTDPANLASGILNSANEIVQTSSTVSNVVKNFKEVEKVYKQGKEYYDKLQAINNLVKDARKVQQTVLLVGDVSEMYVTNFGKMMNDPNFKPNELVAIGNGYSALLNESTELLKELKQIISASSLSLNDKERMDIIDRVYKEVKEYHSLVRYYTNKNISVSYLRAKKKNDAKRVLDLYGTSNQKYW from the coding sequence ATGAAAAAAATATTTTTAATGATGCTTACGGCAATGATGTTTGCCGTAGCACCGTCCGCAAAGGCTCAATTTGTAGTAACTGACCCGGCAAATTTGGCTTCAGGTATTCTCAACTCAGCGAATGAAATCGTACAGACTTCATCCACTGTGAGCAATGTCGTAAAGAACTTCAAAGAGGTTGAAAAAGTGTACAAACAAGGCAAGGAATATTACGATAAACTGCAAGCTATCAACAACCTTGTGAAAGATGCTCGTAAGGTACAGCAAACAGTTTTGCTAGTGGGCGATGTGTCTGAAATGTATGTGACCAATTTCGGTAAGATGATGAACGATCCGAATTTCAAACCAAATGAGTTAGTAGCTATTGGTAACGGGTATTCGGCACTGCTGAATGAAAGTACTGAACTTCTAAAGGAATTGAAGCAGATCATCAGTGCATCAAGTCTTTCACTGAATGACAAAGAGCGTATGGATATTATTGACCGGGTGTACAAAGAAGTAAAAGAATACCACAGCCTTGTACGCTATTACACCAATAAGAACATATCAGTAAGTTACCTGAGAGCAAAAAAGAAAAATGATGCTAAAAGAGTGCTTGATCTGTACGGAACTTCTAACCAAAAATACTGGTAA
- a CDS encoding TraG family conjugative transposon ATPase, translating into MRNVAKTATLENKFPLLAVENNCILSKDADITACFEVRLPELFTVASAEYEAIHSAWHKAIKTLPDFTVIHKQDWYIKENYAPDLVQEDQSFLSKSYQRHFNERPFLNHYCYLFLTKTTKNRMRMQSNFSSLCKGTLIPKEINKETIHRFMEAVAQFERIVNDSGFISLRRLTEDDIIGTDETQGLLEQYLTLSRENGTAMQDIALSAEEVRIGNKRLSLHTLSDTDDLPATVSADTRFEKLSTDRSDCRLSFAAPVGLLLSCNHIYNQYLFLDNSEDNLQKFEKSARNMHSLARYSRANQINKEWIEKYLNEAHSFGLSSVRSHFNIMAWSEDPTELKQLKNDCGSALALMECKPRHNTTDVATLYWAGMPGNAGDFPSEESFYTFIEPALCFFTEETNYHNSPSPFGIKMADRLTGKPIHLDISDLPMKRGIITNRNKFILGPSGSGKSFFTNHMVRQYYEQGAHVLLVDTGNSYQGLCELIKGKTKGEDGVYFTYTEDNPIAFNPFYTDDGVFDIEKRESIKTLILTLWKRDDEPPTRSEEVALSNAVSGYIDRIKNEGIFPSFNGFYEYVKGDYRRVLEEKQVREKDFDIANFLNVLEPYYKGGEYDYLLNSDKQLDLLSKRFIVFEIDAIKDHKILFPIVTIIIMEVFINKMRRLKGIRKLILIEEAWKAIAKEGMAEYIKYLFKTVRKFFGEAIVVTQEVDDIIQSPIVKESIINNSDCKILLDQRKYMNKFDDIQAMLGLTDKEKAQVLSINMNNDASRLYKEVWIGLGGTHSAVYATEVSLEEYLAYTTEETEKMEVMQLASELDGNVELAIKHIAMQRRDNLNQ; encoded by the coding sequence ATGAGAAATGTAGCTAAGACAGCCACATTGGAAAACAAATTTCCTTTGCTGGCAGTAGAGAACAACTGCATTCTTTCTAAAGATGCAGATATTACCGCCTGTTTTGAAGTACGGTTGCCGGAACTATTTACCGTTGCATCGGCAGAATACGAGGCTATTCATTCCGCTTGGCACAAAGCAATCAAAACCTTACCAGACTTTACCGTCATTCACAAACAGGATTGGTACATCAAAGAGAATTACGCTCCCGATTTGGTACAGGAAGACCAGAGCTTTCTGTCAAAATCCTACCAACGTCATTTCAACGAACGACCATTCCTGAACCATTACTGCTATTTGTTTCTGACAAAGACCACTAAGAATAGAATGCGTATGCAAAGCAATTTCAGTTCGCTTTGTAAAGGCACACTCATTCCAAAGGAAATCAATAAAGAAACGATACACCGATTTATGGAAGCGGTGGCTCAGTTTGAGCGGATTGTGAACGATAGCGGATTTATAAGCCTGCGACGTTTGACCGAAGACGACATCATTGGTACGGACGAAACACAGGGATTGCTGGAGCAATACTTAACGCTGTCAAGAGAAAACGGAACGGCAATGCAGGACATCGCACTCAGTGCTGAAGAAGTCCGTATTGGAAACAAAAGGTTGTCCTTGCACACCTTGTCCGATACGGACGACCTGCCTGCAACCGTTTCGGCTGATACCCGGTTTGAAAAACTCTCTACCGACCGAAGCGACTGTCGATTATCGTTCGCTGCACCTGTAGGATTGCTCCTTAGCTGTAACCATATCTATAACCAATACCTGTTTTTGGATAACAGCGAGGATAACCTGCAAAAGTTTGAGAAATCTGCCCGTAACATGCACTCGTTGGCTCGGTACAGCCGTGCCAACCAAATCAACAAAGAGTGGATTGAGAAATACTTGAACGAAGCACATTCATTCGGACTTTCTTCTGTTCGTTCACACTTTAATATTATGGCTTGGTCGGAAGATCCCACGGAACTCAAACAACTAAAGAATGATTGCGGTAGTGCATTAGCATTGATGGAATGCAAGCCACGTCACAATACAACGGATGTAGCCACCTTGTATTGGGCTGGAATGCCAGGCAATGCAGGTGATTTTCCGAGCGAGGAAAGTTTTTACACATTCATAGAACCTGCCTTATGTTTCTTTACCGAAGAAACCAACTACCACAATTCGCCTTCCCCATTTGGTATCAAGATGGCTGACAGGCTTACAGGAAAACCTATCCATTTAGATATTTCGGATTTGCCGATGAAACGAGGGATTATCACTAACCGGAACAAGTTCATACTTGGTCCGTCAGGTTCGGGAAAATCTTTTTTTACAAACCACATGGTTAGGCAATACTACGAGCAAGGTGCTCATGTATTGCTGGTAGATACAGGAAATTCTTATCAAGGATTGTGTGAATTGATTAAGGGAAAAACCAAGGGCGAAGACGGTGTTTACTTCACTTATACCGAAGATAACCCGATTGCCTTTAATCCATTTTACACCGATGATGGTGTGTTCGACATTGAAAAGCGTGAGAGTATCAAAACTTTGATACTCACGCTTTGGAAACGTGACGATGAACCGCCTACAAGGTCAGAGGAAGTTGCCTTGTCCAATGCCGTTTCAGGTTATATCGACCGAATAAAAAACGAGGGCATTTTCCCATCATTCAATGGCTTTTATGAATATGTAAAAGGAGATTACCGCAGGGTACTCGAAGAAAAACAGGTTCGTGAAAAAGACTTTGATATAGCAAATTTCCTCAACGTTTTAGAACCTTATTACAAAGGTGGCGAGTATGATTATCTGCTGAACTCGGACAAGCAGTTAGACTTGTTATCCAAACGCTTTATCGTGTTTGAGATTGATGCGATTAAAGATCACAAAATCCTCTTTCCGATAGTTACCATCATCATTATGGAGGTCTTTATCAACAAGATGAGAAGACTGAAAGGTATCCGAAAGCTCATTTTGATTGAGGAAGCGTGGAAGGCAATTGCAAAAGAAGGAATGGCTGAGTACATAAAGTATCTTTTTAAAACAGTAAGAAAATTCTTCGGAGAAGCTATTGTCGTAACCCAAGAAGTCGATGATATTATCCAGTCGCCTATTGTAAAAGAGAGTATCATCAACAATTCCGATTGTAAAATCCTCTTAGACCAGCGTAAGTATATGAACAAGTTTGATGATATACAAGCAATGCTTGGGCTCACGGATAAAGAAAAAGCACAGGTACTATCCATCAATATGAACAACGATGCCAGTCGCTTGTACAAGGAAGTTTGGATTGGATTGGGCGGAACACACTCGGCAGTGTACGCAACGGAAGTAAGCCTTGAGGAATATTTGGCTTACACGACAGAAGAAACCGAAAAAATGGAAGTGATGCAACTCGCTTCCGAATTGGACGGTAATGTGGAACTCGCCATTAAGCATATCGCTATGCAAAGGCGTGACAACTTAAATCAATAG
- a CDS encoding DUF4133 domain-containing protein, with amino-acid sequence MNYNINKGIGRTVEFKGLKAQYLFIFAGGLLGTLIFVMIMYMAGVNSYICLLLGTGGTSLIIWQTFLLNRKYGEHGLMKLGAIKRHPRYIICRKPVHRYLIFTPKSKNV; translated from the coding sequence ATGAATTACAATATCAACAAGGGCATCGGAAGAACGGTGGAATTTAAGGGACTGAAAGCACAGTACCTGTTCATCTTCGCTGGAGGATTGCTCGGTACCTTAATCTTCGTGATGATAATGTATATGGCAGGTGTAAACTCTTACATCTGTCTACTGCTCGGAACCGGAGGTACTTCGCTTATCATCTGGCAGACCTTTTTACTGAACAGGAAATATGGTGAACACGGACTAATGAAGTTGGGAGCCATAAAAAGGCATCCCCGTTACATCATCTGCCGCAAGCCTGTACACAGGTATTTAATATTCACTCCTAAATCCAAAAACGTATGA
- a CDS encoding DUF4134 domain-containing protein — MEKQRKKVLLATVAMLSGIGAFAQGNGSAGINEATQMVTSYFDPATQLIYAIGAVVGLIGGVKVYNKFSSGDPDTSKTAASWFGACIFLIVAATILRSFFL, encoded by the coding sequence ATGGAAAAACAAAGAAAAAAAGTTTTGCTGGCAACTGTAGCGATGTTGTCAGGAATTGGTGCGTTTGCACAGGGAAATGGTTCGGCTGGTATTAATGAGGCAACCCAAATGGTAACGTCGTATTTCGATCCTGCAACTCAACTCATCTATGCCATCGGTGCAGTTGTAGGGCTCATCGGAGGTGTTAAGGTGTATAACAAATTTAGTAGTGGAGATCCTGACACAAGCAAGACGGCAGCTTCTTGGTTCGGTGCTTGTATCTTCCTGATTGTAGCAGCTACCATTCTGCGTTCATTCTTCCTTTAA
- a CDS encoding helix-turn-helix domain-containing protein has protein sequence MAFGKHIKELREDKGLFLREVGAALELDSAFISKVENEERPLPRKHIERLAEFYKIPINELLILWLSDKIIELLKNEPVSKQVLKISQKRLKKEENKK, from the coding sequence ATGGCATTTGGTAAACATATAAAAGAACTAAGAGAAGATAAAGGCTTATTTCTACGAGAAGTTGGAGCTGCATTAGAATTGGATAGTGCTTTTATCAGTAAGGTTGAAAATGAAGAAAGACCATTGCCAAGAAAACATATTGAAAGGCTTGCAGAATTTTATAAAATTCCGATTAATGAGTTATTGATACTATGGCTGTCGGATAAGATAATTGAGTTGCTGAAAAATGAGCCTGTAAGCAAACAGGTTTTAAAAATATCTCAAAAAAGATTAAAAAAAGAGGAGAATAAAAAATAA
- a CDS encoding ATP-dependent endonuclease: MKIKKIEVENFRLLKTFSMDLEDELSLVIGKNNTGKTSILSVLDKFINEKSRFSYDDFNIDFKNEIEGLIKSGDVPDEFLSKGIKLKVYIEYNDTDDLSNVSRVLMDLDPDNNNIVLGFEYTVSYDDFLRIKADYAGFAASENAKNVKKKEYKPRELKYFLKQNLEAYFKIHKFSFEYDTATNKITDTKPIDLISENINLKDIISFKYISARRDVTNKEKENTLSKQTSSLYKKKEDSSDKTQATEDFKDQLSETDSTLSEIYKDLFKDVIKKVQDFGGVKLNDTDIEIISTLQHRELLEGNTTVVYTHDDHKLPEHYNGLGYMNLISMIFEIEILVQDFKKDKDKKPADINLLIIEEPEAHTHPQMQYVFIKNIKKLLKEGVKRDDGINRPLQYIITTHSSHIVADSDFNDIKYLKAIAKNDVNAKNLKDLVALYDKDPKHYQFLKQYLTISRAEIFFADKAVLIEGDTERILIPTFMRKVDLEEVVRLEAEGNADTFLPLLSQNISIIEVGAYSHIFEKFIDFLGIKSLILTDIDAIKVTGKNTKGDDVWGACPVKEGTKTSNSAIGHFLNAVTWEDLKALPVGGRTIIVGSSTICICYQQEENTYHARSFEDAFIHLNRAFVKENKDTFQGIKNASDFDDDEKSPYDLADKCVKKKTHFALDILYHSDENFSNWNIPAYIKNGLLWLKED; this comes from the coding sequence ATGAAGATAAAAAAAATAGAAGTTGAAAACTTTCGATTGCTGAAGACTTTCTCTATGGACCTCGAAGATGAGCTTTCTCTCGTTATCGGAAAAAACAATACAGGAAAGACTTCCATTCTATCAGTTCTGGATAAATTTATAAATGAGAAAAGTAGATTTTCTTACGATGACTTTAATATTGATTTCAAAAACGAAATTGAAGGTTTAATTAAGTCGGGTGATGTTCCAGATGAATTTCTTTCCAAAGGCATTAAGCTAAAAGTTTATATTGAATATAATGATACTGATGATTTATCTAATGTCAGCAGAGTATTAATGGATTTAGACCCTGACAATAACAATATTGTTTTAGGTTTTGAATACACTGTAAGTTATGATGATTTTTTAAGAATAAAAGCTGATTATGCAGGCTTTGCAGCCAGTGAAAATGCAAAAAATGTTAAGAAGAAAGAATATAAACCAAGGGAGCTAAAATATTTTTTAAAGCAAAACTTAGAAGCTTATTTTAAAATTCATAAATTCTCTTTTGAATACGACACAGCAACAAACAAGATTACTGACACTAAACCAATTGACCTTATTAGTGAAAATATTAATTTAAAAGACATCATTAGTTTCAAGTACATAAGTGCAAGGAGAGATGTGACAAATAAGGAAAAGGAAAACACACTATCAAAACAAACCTCAAGCCTCTATAAGAAGAAAGAAGATAGTAGCGATAAAACTCAGGCTACAGAAGACTTTAAAGACCAGCTTTCAGAAACCGATAGTACATTAAGCGAGATCTACAAAGACCTATTTAAAGATGTGATAAAAAAAGTACAGGATTTTGGTGGCGTTAAGTTAAATGATACTGACATTGAAATTATTTCAACATTACAACACAGAGAATTACTTGAAGGAAATACTACAGTGGTTTACACTCACGATGACCATAAATTACCCGAGCACTATAATGGTTTAGGATATATGAACCTTATAAGTATGATTTTTGAAATTGAAATTTTAGTACAGGATTTCAAAAAGGATAAAGACAAAAAGCCAGCAGACATAAATCTACTTATCATAGAAGAACCTGAAGCTCATACCCATCCCCAAATGCAATACGTCTTTATAAAAAATATAAAAAAGCTACTTAAGGAGGGTGTTAAAAGAGATGATGGGATAAATAGACCATTGCAGTACATTATTACAACACATTCATCACACATTGTTGCAGATAGTGATTTCAATGATATAAAATATTTGAAAGCAATAGCAAAAAATGATGTGAATGCTAAAAATTTAAAGGATTTAGTGGCTCTATATGATAAAGACCCGAAACACTATCAATTCTTAAAACAATATCTTACAATTAGCAGAGCTGAAATCTTTTTTGCTGATAAGGCAGTCCTAATCGAAGGAGATACAGAAAGAATTTTGATACCGACTTTTATGCGAAAAGTAGACTTAGAAGAAGTTGTTCGTTTAGAAGCAGAAGGTAATGCAGATACATTCTTACCACTTCTGTCTCAAAATATTTCAATTATAGAAGTTGGTGCATATTCACACATATTTGAGAAGTTTATCGATTTCTTAGGTATCAAATCATTGATATTAACAGATATTGATGCTATTAAAGTGACAGGTAAAAATACCAAAGGCGATGATGTTTGGGGAGCTTGTCCTGTTAAAGAAGGCACCAAAACAAGTAATTCTGCAATTGGTCATTTCTTAAATGCTGTAACTTGGGAAGATTTAAAAGCTCTGCCTGTTGGAGGTAGAACAATTATTGTCGGGAGTTCTACAATTTGTATATGCTATCAGCAGGAAGAAAACACCTATCACGCAAGGAGTTTTGAAGATGCTTTTATACATCTGAATAGAGCATTTGTAAAAGAAAATAAAGATACTTTCCAAGGAATAAAAAACGCTTCTGATTTTGATGACGATGAGAAAAGCCCTTATGATTTAGCAGATAAGTGTGTTAAGAAGAAAACCCATTTCGCTTTAGATATATTGTATCATAGTGATGAAAACTTTAGTAATTGGAATATTCCGGCTTACATTAAAAATGGTTTGTTATGGCTGAAGGAAGATTAA